One segment of Methylotuvimicrobium sp. KM2 DNA contains the following:
- a CDS encoding tyrosine-type recombinase/integrase, whose product MRECNVTLLEWNQIDLQRRVACVHPDQAKAGKSIGVPLNDEAVSILRSQIGRHHIRVFTY is encoded by the coding sequence TTGCGTGAATGCAACGTGACGCTGCTGGAGTGGAATCAAATCGATTTGCAAAGACGAGTCGCTTGCGTTCATCCCGATCAGGCCAAAGCGGGCAAGTCGATCGGCGTGCCGCTGAATGACGAAGCGGTTTCTATACTGAGATCGCAAATAGGACGGCATCATATCCGCGTGTTTACCTATTAG
- the fchA gene encoding methenyltetrahydrofolate cyclohydrolase — MTDIKDKSLKTYLDELASKAPTPGGGCAAALMGAQATALVGMVCNLTIGKPKYAEVEAEMRVLLDKSETLRERLTGMIKADVDVFDRLMACYGMPKETEAQKAVRSEAIQAVLEEATEVPLECARACFEAIELSRIAAEKGNTGVISDAGVAVMSAYAGLKSAALNVYINVGSLKDKEFAERKTQDLESILEGIEQAVDDVYRIVKERL, encoded by the coding sequence ATGACCGATATCAAAGATAAATCACTAAAAACCTATCTCGATGAATTAGCCAGCAAGGCGCCAACCCCCGGCGGCGGCTGCGCCGCTGCCTTGATGGGCGCGCAAGCAACCGCGCTGGTTGGCATGGTGTGCAACTTGACGATAGGCAAACCGAAATACGCCGAAGTCGAAGCGGAAATGCGCGTGTTATTAGACAAGTCCGAAACGTTACGCGAACGCCTAACCGGCATGATCAAGGCCGACGTCGACGTCTTCGACCGATTGATGGCCTGTTACGGCATGCCGAAAGAAACCGAAGCACAAAAGGCGGTCCGTTCCGAAGCGATACAGGCCGTATTGGAAGAAGCGACCGAAGTGCCGCTTGAATGCGCCCGAGCTTGCTTCGAAGCGATCGAGCTGAGCCGAATCGCGGCCGAAAAAGGCAACACCGGTGTCATAAGCGATGCCGGCGTCGCAGTCATGTCGGCCTACGCCGGATTGAAAAGCGCGGCATTGAATGTCTATATCAATGTCGGCAGCTTGAAAGACAAGGAATTTGCCGAACGTAAGACTCAGGACCTCGAATCGATTTTGGAAGGCATCGAACAAGCAGTCGATGATGTTTATCGCATTGTAAAAGAAAGGCTATAG
- the cysS gene encoding cysteine--tRNA ligase produces MLKIYNTLTRQKELFKPRVEGKAGLYVCGMTVYDYCHVGHARVMVVFDVVSRYLRYSGYNLTYVRNVTDIDDKIIQRARDNGEDFQALTERFIEAMHEDERALSVLPPDIEPKATQSIPEILAMIEKLIANGIAYVGSNGDVFYSVSKFSNYGRLSGKNLAELQAGERVEIEQAKQDPLDFVLWKAAKPGEPAWESPWGSGRPGWHIECSAMSTGCLGNHFDIHGGGMDLQFPHHENEIAQSEGATGEKFVNYWMHNGFVRINEEKMSKSLGNFFTVREVLKRYRPEVVRFFILTSHYRSPLNYSNEHLDEAAVALTRLYTSLRGIDAGEFEVDADYEARFKEAMDDDFNTPVALSVLFDLARELNKVKDSDKQRASQSAATIRALGGVLGILQDDAERFLKEGDNQIEGLTTEQIETLIQARIDAKKNKNWAEADKIRDQLKQQGVILEDVPGGGTNWRRE; encoded by the coding sequence ATGTTGAAAATATATAACACTCTGACGCGCCAAAAAGAACTTTTTAAACCCCGTGTCGAAGGTAAGGCCGGTCTTTATGTCTGCGGCATGACGGTCTACGATTATTGTCATGTCGGGCATGCGCGTGTGATGGTCGTATTCGATGTCGTTTCGCGTTATTTGCGTTACTCGGGCTATAACCTGACCTATGTGCGCAATGTAACCGATATTGACGATAAAATCATTCAACGCGCACGCGACAACGGCGAAGATTTTCAAGCCCTAACCGAACGCTTCATCGAGGCGATGCACGAGGACGAACGCGCGCTTTCAGTATTGCCTCCCGATATCGAGCCTAAAGCGACGCAATCGATTCCTGAAATCCTGGCAATGATCGAAAAGTTGATTGCGAACGGCATAGCCTATGTCGGCTCTAACGGCGATGTATTTTATTCGGTCTCGAAATTTAGCAACTATGGCCGCTTGTCCGGCAAAAACCTTGCCGAGTTACAAGCCGGCGAACGTGTCGAGATTGAACAAGCCAAACAAGACCCGCTGGATTTCGTATTATGGAAAGCGGCCAAGCCCGGCGAGCCTGCTTGGGAATCGCCGTGGGGTTCGGGGCGTCCCGGCTGGCATATCGAGTGCTCGGCGATGTCGACCGGTTGCCTGGGTAATCATTTCGACATACACGGCGGCGGTATGGATCTGCAGTTTCCGCATCACGAAAACGAAATTGCGCAATCGGAAGGCGCGACCGGCGAAAAGTTCGTCAATTACTGGATGCACAACGGCTTCGTGCGTATCAACGAAGAAAAAATGTCCAAGTCGCTGGGCAACTTCTTTACCGTTCGCGAAGTATTAAAACGTTACCGGCCGGAAGTCGTGCGCTTTTTCATCCTGACTAGCCACTACCGCAGTCCGCTAAATTATTCCAACGAACATCTGGACGAGGCGGCAGTCGCGTTGACCCGTCTGTATACCTCTTTACGTGGTATCGATGCCGGCGAGTTTGAAGTCGACGCCGATTACGAGGCGCGCTTTAAGGAAGCGATGGATGATGACTTCAATACGCCGGTCGCGTTGTCGGTGCTGTTCGATCTGGCTAGGGAACTCAATAAAGTCAAAGATTCCGATAAGCAAAGGGCGAGTCAATCGGCCGCCACTATACGGGCGCTGGGCGGCGTTCTGGGTATATTGCAAGACGATGCCGAGCGCTTTTTGAAAGAAGGCGATAACCAAATCGAAGGCTTGACGACCGAGCAAATCGAAACGTTGATACAGGCGCGAATCGACGCCAAAAAGAACAAGAATTGGGCGGAAGCCGATAAAATACGCGATCAATTGAAGCAACAAGGCGTGATACTCGAAGACGTTCCGGGCGGCGGCACTAACTGGCGCCGGGAGTGA
- a CDS encoding peptidylprolyl isomerase produces the protein MSEQVNKVKLTTTLGEITIQLNHEKAPISSENFLTYVKDGFYDGTIFHRIIPGFMAQGGGFDADFNQKATHEPIKNEADNGLKNDRGTLAMARTPDPNSATAQFFINYKDNAFLNYTSPTPNGWGYAVFGEVIEGMDVVDAMAKQPTGNRGMHQDVPKTDIVIEKAEIVE, from the coding sequence ATGTCAGAACAAGTAAATAAGGTCAAACTCACCACGACACTGGGCGAAATCACCATTCAATTGAATCACGAAAAAGCACCGATCTCATCAGAAAATTTTCTGACCTATGTTAAAGATGGTTTTTATGACGGCACGATCTTCCACCGTATTATTCCAGGATTCATGGCCCAAGGCGGCGGTTTCGACGCCGACTTCAATCAAAAAGCCACGCACGAGCCGATCAAAAACGAAGCCGACAATGGTTTAAAAAACGACCGCGGCACGTTGGCAATGGCCCGCACACCCGACCCAAACTCGGCGACCGCACAATTCTTCATCAACTACAAAGATAACGCCTTTCTGAATTACACGAGCCCGACTCCAAACGGCTGGGGCTATGCCGTTTTCGGCGAAGTGATCGAGGGGATGGACGTGGTCGATGCGATGGCCAAGCAACCGACCGGCAACCGCGGCATGCATCAGGATGTTCCGAAAACCGACATCGTGATCGAAAAAGCCGAAATCGTCGAATAA
- the lpxH gene encoding UDP-2,3-diacylglucosamine diphosphatase, protein MPCEIQFISDLHISLEKTEITKRFLSYLERQAPRAEAVYILGDLFDAWIGDDDPTPPNGKIRKQLKQLTSSGTQVYLQQGNRDFLLGQRFCDETGANLLGDYAVIDLFGTPTLLSHGDLLCTDDLPYQAFREKSHTPEWQQSVLSKPLWLRLIAARWYRLRSHFHKRGKTQDIMDVNQQTVIEIMREHGVLQLIHGHTHRPAIHEFEIDGQKAKRFVLPDWKKGSAQVLCWTQQDHRFEVI, encoded by the coding sequence ATGCCCTGCGAAATCCAATTTATTTCGGACCTGCATATCTCGCTTGAAAAAACCGAAATCACCAAGCGCTTCCTATCTTATTTGGAACGCCAGGCGCCGCGCGCCGAAGCCGTGTACATTCTAGGCGACCTATTCGATGCCTGGATAGGCGATGACGATCCGACGCCGCCGAACGGTAAAATCAGAAAGCAACTCAAACAACTAACCTCATCCGGCACGCAAGTCTATTTGCAGCAAGGCAATCGAGATTTCCTGCTCGGGCAACGATTTTGCGACGAAACAGGCGCGAATCTGCTTGGCGATTATGCCGTGATCGATTTGTTCGGAACGCCGACCTTGCTTTCTCATGGCGACCTGCTCTGTACCGACGACCTCCCGTATCAAGCATTCCGCGAAAAATCGCATACCCCGGAGTGGCAGCAAAGTGTACTTTCCAAGCCTTTATGGCTAAGACTAATCGCCGCACGCTGGTACCGCTTGCGCAGCCATTTCCACAAACGCGGCAAAACGCAAGACATCATGGACGTCAACCAACAGACCGTTATCGAGATAATGCGCGAACACGGCGTGTTGCAACTGATCCACGGTCACACACACCGACCGGCGATCCATGAATTCGAAATCGACGGACAAAAGGCGAAGCGCTTCGTATTACCCGACTGGAAAAAAGGCAGCGCGCAAGTTCTATGCTGGACCCAGCAAGACCATCGCTTCGAAGTCATTTGA
- a CDS encoding cation:proton antiporter, which translates to MQISYLLSVVLVFLTVAMVIAGLTRHLRLPYTVLLVLMGVMINLTSTLTDQVAFVGGFRLTHELVLFVFLPALIFDSAMSLDARALLKDLVPVVVMAIPGMLISAFLVGLGLVVSLHVDWIVALLFGALISATDPVAVIALFKELGVSRRLAVLVEGESLFNDATAIVLFNIVLGFLLTGQYDWADSLSAVQDFIRVFIGGAGVGFVGGLLFSELMVRLAQSGRSIILVFTLIMAYSAFIVAEHIFHVSGVMSVLASALCFKIVGLPRLSGDHEHIVKEFWEIIVLIFNSLLFIMIGLSVDLFSLLGNWNPVLWAVMAVAVARAVSVYAFMPFTTYVFGLPKIYLTSRHIMWWGGLKGGLAVAIAFSIPDTVADKQLLKELTLGVVMVSMLVNASTLRPLMHWLKIDRLSNEEWLELQQGMVQLKYSVDDVLHSFANLHLLDSDIQNSVVFDLRKKLPSSDKPMSEDQQLKQLHLLALQAETDELARLHDIGLVNYYTYFNFQDLLRKDRAKTIEELLLIESAKDENNPFLRFEMSMIHFLSKYEWTLGWLIKYQSGRFSNLIRHDIAGVLMAHVALQKLKTADPNLSGDKLNIIKKIYRNRLHRRQGRLKRFGELFPDFYRQYENRLFQEVALLYSHKLVVEEYEQGKLSVKVFRRLEQCLFDAQKQLPAMTASLSLAKRDDWFDSVPLFSGLSREVIKRLAEQARYISFLPGDTLFNEGDKGDCIYILVSGSVNVFKQDEQGQSFHVAELRKGSFIGEHALSAKAVRTATVRAKTYITVLRLSVEQVVELSEQAPDLAGRLRDAEFGRYA; encoded by the coding sequence ATGCAAATTTCCTACTTGCTTTCTGTTGTTTTGGTGTTTCTGACCGTTGCAATGGTTATTGCCGGATTGACCAGGCATTTGCGGTTGCCTTATACCGTTTTGTTGGTGTTGATGGGCGTAATGATTAATTTAACTAGCACATTGACCGATCAAGTGGCCTTTGTGGGTGGGTTTCGGTTGACTCATGAATTGGTGTTGTTTGTTTTTTTACCGGCATTGATTTTCGATTCCGCGATGAGTCTCGATGCGCGGGCCTTGTTAAAAGATCTGGTTCCGGTGGTTGTGATGGCGATACCGGGTATGTTGATATCGGCATTTCTGGTGGGGTTGGGGTTGGTGGTATCGCTACACGTCGATTGGATTGTCGCGCTATTGTTCGGTGCACTAATTTCCGCAACGGATCCGGTCGCGGTGATTGCCTTGTTTAAGGAACTTGGCGTCAGTCGAAGGCTTGCTGTATTAGTGGAGGGCGAATCGTTATTCAACGACGCCACGGCGATCGTATTGTTTAATATCGTGCTTGGTTTTCTTTTGACCGGACAATATGACTGGGCTGATTCGCTATCGGCAGTTCAGGATTTTATCCGGGTGTTTATAGGCGGCGCGGGAGTCGGCTTTGTCGGCGGCCTGCTTTTTAGCGAATTGATGGTTCGATTGGCTCAAAGCGGTCGGAGTATTATTTTGGTGTTTACGCTGATTATGGCTTATTCGGCGTTTATCGTGGCCGAGCATATTTTTCATGTGTCGGGCGTCATGTCTGTGTTGGCTTCGGCGCTATGTTTTAAAATAGTAGGCTTGCCAAGGTTATCGGGAGACCACGAGCATATTGTCAAAGAATTTTGGGAAATTATTGTTTTAATATTTAATTCGCTGCTATTCATTATGATCGGCTTATCGGTCGATCTATTCTCGTTGCTCGGTAATTGGAACCCGGTGTTGTGGGCGGTAATGGCTGTGGCAGTCGCGCGAGCCGTGAGTGTTTATGCGTTCATGCCGTTTACGACCTATGTGTTCGGGTTGCCTAAGATTTATCTGACTAGCCGGCATATTATGTGGTGGGGTGGTCTGAAGGGCGGTTTGGCAGTGGCGATTGCTTTCTCGATACCCGATACAGTAGCTGATAAACAATTATTGAAAGAGTTGACGCTAGGCGTTGTGATGGTGAGTATGCTGGTTAATGCATCCACGCTTAGGCCGCTGATGCATTGGTTGAAAATAGATCGATTGAGCAACGAAGAGTGGCTCGAGTTACAGCAAGGCATGGTTCAGCTTAAGTATTCGGTCGACGATGTCTTGCATAGCTTTGCCAATTTGCATTTACTTGACAGTGATATTCAAAACTCGGTTGTCTTCGATTTGCGCAAAAAATTGCCGTCGAGCGACAAGCCGATGTCCGAGGATCAGCAGTTAAAACAATTGCATTTGTTGGCATTGCAAGCCGAAACGGATGAGTTGGCGCGGTTGCACGATATCGGTCTGGTGAATTATTACACCTATTTTAATTTTCAGGATCTATTGAGAAAAGACCGGGCGAAAACGATAGAGGAGTTGTTGCTCATCGAATCCGCTAAAGATGAAAATAATCCGTTTTTGCGGTTTGAAATGTCGATGATCCACTTTTTAAGCAAATACGAATGGACGCTCGGTTGGCTCATTAAATACCAAAGCGGTCGGTTTTCGAATCTCATTCGGCATGATATTGCCGGTGTATTGATGGCGCATGTCGCTTTGCAAAAACTTAAAACTGCCGATCCGAATTTATCCGGCGACAAATTAAATATCATTAAAAAAATATATCGGAACCGCTTGCATCGACGGCAAGGGCGTTTAAAGCGCTTCGGCGAATTATTTCCTGATTTTTATCGTCAATATGAAAACAGGCTGTTTCAAGAAGTGGCGCTGCTTTATTCGCATAAGTTAGTAGTTGAGGAATACGAACAAGGTAAATTGTCGGTTAAGGTCTTTCGGCGATTAGAACAGTGCTTATTCGATGCGCAAAAACAATTGCCGGCTATGACAGCCAGTTTGAGTCTGGCTAAACGAGACGATTGGTTTGATAGCGTCCCTTTGTTTTCCGGGTTGTCGAGGGAGGTAATCAAGCGCTTAGCGGAGCAGGCGCGCTATATCAGTTTCTTGCCTGGAGATACCTTGTTCAATGAAGGTGACAAAGGCGATTGTATTTATATATTAGTCAGCGGCAGCGTCAATGTATTCAAACAGGATGAGCAGGGGCAAAGCTTTCATGTCGCCGAATTACGTAAAGGCAGCTTTATCGGCGAGCATGCGTTATCGGCCAAGGCGGTCAGAACCGCGACGGTTAGAGCTAAAACGTATATTACCGTGCTGCGCTTGTCAGTCGAGCAGGTTGTTGAGTTGTCGGAGCAAGCGCCGGATTTGGCCGGTCGATTAAGGGATGCGGAGTTTGGGCGTTATGCTTGA
- a CDS encoding methanol/ethanol family PQQ-dependent dehydrogenase: MKKPVKSWLIASTVAALLAVPAVSQANSEVEKLTKNPANWATWGGNYHGTRYSELKQINTSNVKNLQPAWTFSTGVLRGHEGGPLVVNDVMYIHTPFPNTVYAIDQKTQAVIWEYTPQQDADVTIPVMCCDTVNRGLAYGDGKIFLQQSDTVLTALDAKTGKRVWSVQNGDPKLGMTNTQAPLVVKDKVITGISGGEFGVRGFLAAYNIRTGELDWKGYSMGPDADTLINPTKTTTWKDGKVQPVGKDSSTSTWEGDQWKIGGGTTWGWYSYDPELNLVYYGSGNPSTWNPAQRPGDNKWSMSLWARDADTGEVKWVYQMTPHDEWDYDGINEVALVDQEIKGQMRKTAVHFDRNGFGYTLDRVTGELLVAEKFDKAVNWASHVDMKSGRPQVVSQYSTEYNGEDVNTEGVCPAALGSKNQQPVSYSPQTGYFYISGNHVCMDYEPFEVEYTAGQPYVGATLSMFPAGKDVITGKEDGSNNLGQFTAWDATTGKIIWSNKEQFSVWSGSLATAGGVVFYGTLEGYLKAVDAKTGKELYRFKTPSGIIGNVNTWEYEGKQYVGVLSGVGGWAGIGIAAGLDSGEESSNSEGLGAVGAYRSLSSYTKLGGTLTVFALPN; this comes from the coding sequence ATGAAGAAGCCTGTCAAAAGCTGGCTGATTGCCTCAACTGTCGCTGCCTTGCTTGCAGTACCTGCAGTATCTCAAGCGAATAGCGAAGTTGAAAAATTGACCAAGAACCCAGCGAACTGGGCGACTTGGGGCGGTAACTATCATGGTACCCGTTACAGCGAACTCAAACAAATCAACACTTCTAACGTCAAAAACCTGCAACCGGCATGGACTTTTTCAACCGGCGTTCTGCGCGGCCATGAAGGCGGCCCTCTGGTTGTCAATGACGTCATGTATATTCATACTCCGTTCCCTAACACCGTTTATGCGATCGATCAAAAAACACAAGCGGTTATTTGGGAATACACTCCGCAGCAAGATGCCGACGTCACTATTCCTGTGATGTGTTGCGACACCGTTAACCGCGGTTTAGCTTACGGCGACGGTAAAATCTTCCTGCAACAATCCGATACCGTATTAACTGCGTTGGATGCCAAAACAGGTAAACGGGTATGGAGCGTTCAAAACGGCGATCCTAAATTGGGCATGACCAACACTCAAGCTCCATTAGTCGTTAAAGACAAAGTCATCACCGGTATCTCCGGCGGTGAATTCGGCGTACGCGGCTTCTTGGCGGCTTACAACATTCGCACCGGCGAGTTGGATTGGAAAGGCTACAGCATGGGACCTGATGCCGACACCTTGATCAATCCAACTAAAACCACCACTTGGAAAGACGGTAAAGTCCAACCGGTCGGAAAAGATTCGAGCACCAGCACTTGGGAAGGCGACCAATGGAAAATCGGCGGCGGCACCACTTGGGGCTGGTACAGCTACGATCCTGAATTGAACCTGGTTTATTACGGATCCGGCAACCCTTCGACTTGGAACCCGGCGCAACGCCCTGGCGACAACAAATGGTCGATGTCATTGTGGGCTCGTGACGCAGACACCGGCGAAGTCAAATGGGTTTACCAAATGACTCCGCATGACGAATGGGATTACGACGGCATCAACGAAGTCGCGCTAGTCGATCAAGAAATCAAAGGCCAAATGCGCAAAACTGCCGTTCACTTTGACCGTAACGGTTTCGGCTACACACTGGACCGCGTCACAGGCGAATTGTTGGTTGCCGAAAAATTCGACAAAGCGGTTAACTGGGCGTCTCATGTCGACATGAAATCCGGCCGTCCGCAAGTCGTTTCTCAATACAGCACGGAATACAACGGCGAAGACGTCAACACTGAAGGCGTTTGCCCTGCGGCATTAGGAAGCAAAAACCAACAGCCTGTTTCTTACTCTCCGCAAACCGGTTATTTCTATATTTCCGGCAACCACGTTTGCATGGACTATGAACCGTTCGAGGTTGAATACACCGCCGGCCAACCTTATGTTGGCGCGACGTTATCTATGTTCCCGGCCGGTAAAGATGTCATCACAGGCAAAGAAGACGGCTCTAACAACCTAGGTCAATTCACTGCTTGGGATGCTACAACCGGCAAAATCATCTGGTCCAACAAAGAACAGTTCTCGGTATGGTCAGGTTCTCTCGCCACAGCCGGCGGCGTCGTTTTCTACGGCACTCTGGAAGGCTACCTGAAAGCGGTTGACGCGAAAACCGGTAAAGAACTATACCGGTTTAAAACACCTTCCGGCATCATCGGCAACGTCAATACTTGGGAATACGAAGGCAAACAATATGTCGGCGTACTGTCAGGTGTCGGCGGCTGGGCCGGTATCGGTATTGCTGCTGGCCTCGACTCCGGTGAAGAATCTTCTAACTCTGAAGGTTTAGGAGCGGTCGGCGCATACAGAAGCCTGAGTTCTTACACTAAATTGGGCGGCACATTAACTGTATTCGCATTGCCTAATTAA
- a CDS encoding quinoprotein dehydrogenase-associated putative ABC transporter substrate-binding protein, with protein MTLRTLLFSGLLFTAITSPANAEDKFRVCADPLDPPYSTKNGDGFENKIAELFAKKLGQELEYTWFPNRIGFIRNTLTATVGDSEDEYKCDVVIGVPAGYDRTMTTKPYYHSTYVLLIAKNRGWDDIESAEQLNDLPLQRQESLRIAMFDRGPGTAWLQKLGLLDQGVPYQTMTGDNENNVAMQIDKDLKAGIIDMAILWGPMAGHVLSQSPKGSFTTIPMSSSPGMKFDFSIAMGVRYGDKARKEMLNRLIDENFDDIQKIIAGYQVPLLPIPKQKIRKDDD; from the coding sequence ATGACTCTCAGGACTTTATTATTTAGCGGTTTGTTATTTACCGCCATAACCTCCCCAGCTAATGCCGAAGACAAATTCAGAGTCTGTGCAGACCCGCTGGATCCTCCGTATTCCACTAAAAACGGCGATGGCTTCGAAAATAAAATTGCCGAATTATTCGCCAAGAAATTGGGGCAAGAACTTGAGTACACTTGGTTTCCCAATCGCATAGGCTTTATCCGCAACACACTAACCGCGACAGTCGGCGATTCCGAAGATGAGTATAAATGCGATGTCGTCATAGGCGTCCCGGCCGGCTACGATCGAACAATGACAACCAAGCCCTATTATCATTCGACCTATGTCTTGCTAATCGCCAAAAATCGTGGCTGGGACGATATCGAGTCTGCGGAACAATTAAACGATTTACCACTCCAGCGTCAAGAATCGTTACGCATAGCAATGTTCGACAGGGGGCCGGGTACGGCTTGGCTGCAAAAGTTGGGCTTACTCGATCAAGGCGTACCTTACCAAACCATGACCGGCGATAATGAAAACAATGTGGCGATGCAGATCGATAAGGATCTAAAAGCCGGAATAATTGATATGGCTATACTCTGGGGTCCGATGGCGGGCCATGTGCTCTCGCAAAGCCCCAAAGGCAGCTTCACAACCATCCCTATGAGCTCGTCACCGGGCATGAAATTCGATTTTTCGATAGCTATGGGGGTTCGGTACGGTGATAAGGCGCGAAAAGAAATGCTCAACCGGCTCATTGACGAAAATTTCGATGACATTCAAAAAATTATCGCCGGCTACCAGGTCCCATTATTACCGATTCCAAAACAAAAAATCCGCAAAGATGACGATTAA